The following are from one region of the Amycolatopsis sp. QT-25 genome:
- the rph gene encoding ribonuclease PH gives MARKDGRNDDQLRDIKITRGFQRWPAGSVMIEFGDTRVLCAASVTEGVPRWRAGSGLGWVTAEYAMLPSATNTRSDRESIKGRVGGRTHEISRLIGRSLRACIDLAALGENTIVIDCDVIQADGGTRTAAVTGGYVALADAVTWLAAAGRLADPQPLSASVAAVSVGVVDGRVRLDLPYEEDSRAEVDMNVVATDAGTMIEVQGTGEGATFARSTLDRMLDMALAGCEELTRLQTEALALPYPGELPEPRPDKKKGAK, from the coding sequence GTGGCGAGAAAAGACGGCAGGAACGACGACCAGCTTCGCGACATCAAGATCACCCGCGGCTTCCAGCGGTGGCCCGCGGGCTCGGTGATGATCGAGTTCGGCGACACCCGGGTGCTGTGCGCGGCGAGTGTCACCGAAGGCGTCCCCCGCTGGCGGGCAGGCTCCGGCCTCGGCTGGGTCACCGCCGAGTACGCGATGCTGCCGTCGGCGACCAACACCCGCAGTGATCGGGAATCCATCAAGGGCCGCGTCGGCGGCCGCACGCACGAGATCTCCCGGCTGATCGGCCGGTCCCTGCGGGCCTGCATCGACCTGGCGGCGCTGGGGGAGAACACGATCGTCATCGACTGTGACGTCATCCAGGCCGACGGCGGCACCCGCACGGCCGCGGTGACCGGTGGCTACGTCGCGCTCGCCGACGCCGTCACCTGGCTCGCCGCCGCGGGCCGCCTCGCCGACCCGCAGCCCCTTTCGGCTTCGGTCGCGGCGGTGAGCGTGGGCGTGGTCGACGGCCGTGTGCGCCTCGACCTGCCGTACGAAGAGGACTCGCGCGCGGAGGTCGACATGAACGTGGTCGCCACCGACGCGGGCACCATGATCGAGGTGCAGGGCACCGGTGAGGGCGCCACCTTCGCGCGATCCACTTTGGACAGGATGCTGGACATGGCGCTCGCGGGCTGCGAGGAACTGACCCGCCTCCAGACCGAAGCCCTCGCGTTGCCGTATCCCGGCGAGCTTCCCGAGCCGCGCCCGGACAAGAAGAAGGGCGCGAAGTGA
- a CDS encoding MBL fold metallo-hydrolase: MRLTILGCSGSIPGPDAAASGYLLEADGFVLGLELGNGTLARLQALRDPFDLDALILSHLHPDHCADVSALTVLRRYHPELPYPARPRRLPVYGPSDVHERLAHAYAANEAERATTDLSDVFAFDVLREGPLVIGPFEVTAVPVDHPTPAFGLRVSHGGKTFAYTGDTGVCDILTELAGGVDVLLSEASWTDSPDRPPGVHLSGKEAGELGRKAGVGRLLLTHVAPWTDRDAVLAEAAVAFPAAELVEQGAVYDF, from the coding sequence GTGCGTCTCACGATCCTCGGCTGCTCCGGCAGCATTCCCGGGCCCGACGCCGCCGCGTCCGGCTACCTGCTCGAGGCGGACGGGTTCGTCCTGGGGCTCGAACTCGGCAATGGGACGCTCGCCAGGTTGCAGGCCCTGCGCGACCCGTTCGATCTGGACGCGCTGATCCTTTCGCACCTGCACCCCGATCACTGCGCCGACGTCAGCGCGCTCACCGTGCTCCGGCGCTACCATCCCGAGCTGCCGTATCCGGCGAGGCCGCGGCGGCTGCCGGTGTACGGGCCCTCGGACGTGCACGAGCGGCTCGCCCACGCCTACGCGGCGAACGAGGCGGAACGAGCGACGACCGATCTCTCCGACGTCTTCGCCTTCGACGTCCTGCGGGAAGGCCCCCTGGTGATCGGTCCGTTCGAGGTCACCGCGGTCCCGGTCGACCACCCGACCCCGGCGTTCGGCCTGCGCGTATCGCACGGCGGCAAGACCTTCGCCTACACCGGCGACACCGGCGTCTGCGACATTCTGACCGAACTCGCCGGCGGCGTCGACGTCCTGTTGTCCGAAGCGTCTTGGACCGACTCGCCAGACCGGCCCCCCGGCGTCCACCTGTCCGGCAAGGAAGCGGGGGAGCTGGGCCGCAAGGCGGGGGTGGGGCGGCTGCTGCTCACCCACGTGGCGCCCTGGACCGACCGCGACGCCGTCCTCGCCGAGGCGGCCGTCGCGTTCCCGGCGGCCGAGCTGGTCGAGCAGGGCGCCGTCTACGACTTCTGA
- the murI gene encoding glutamate racemase, with amino-acid sequence MTKPSADAPIGVFDSGVGGLTVARAILEQLPGEQLRYVGDTARNPYGPLPIATARQYALEALDDIVDGGVKALVIACNTASAACLRDARERYDVPVIEVVLPAARRAVSATRSGRIGVIGTEGTVRSRAYDDAFTAARDVEITSVACPRFVDFVERGITTGRQVLGLAQGYLEPLLDAQVDTLVMGCTHYPLLSGVLQIVMGQDVTLVSSAEETARDLVRLLTEADLLAERDTPPRHEFVATGSAEPFTRLAQRFMGFAPGVLAPTSA; translated from the coding sequence GTGACCAAGCCGAGCGCCGACGCCCCGATCGGCGTCTTCGATTCCGGAGTGGGCGGGCTCACCGTCGCCAGGGCGATCCTGGAGCAGTTGCCCGGCGAGCAGTTGCGCTACGTCGGCGACACCGCCCGCAACCCGTACGGCCCGCTTCCCATCGCGACGGCACGCCAGTACGCGCTGGAAGCGCTGGACGACATCGTCGACGGCGGGGTGAAGGCACTGGTCATCGCCTGCAACACAGCGTCGGCCGCCTGCCTTCGCGACGCGAGGGAGCGCTATGACGTCCCGGTGATCGAGGTCGTCCTCCCGGCCGCGCGCCGGGCCGTTTCCGCCACGCGCTCCGGCCGCATCGGCGTGATCGGCACCGAGGGCACCGTCCGGTCCCGCGCCTACGACGACGCCTTCACCGCCGCGCGGGACGTCGAGATCACCAGCGTCGCGTGCCCGCGGTTCGTGGACTTCGTCGAACGCGGGATCACCACCGGGCGCCAGGTGCTGGGGCTCGCGCAGGGCTATCTGGAACCACTGCTGGACGCGCAGGTCGACACGCTGGTCATGGGCTGCACGCACTACCCGTTGCTGTCCGGGGTGCTGCAGATCGTCATGGGCCAGGACGTCACGCTGGTGTCCAGTGCCGAAGAGACCGCGCGTGACCTCGTGCGCCTCCTCACCGAAGCCGACCTCCTTGCCGAGCGCGACACCCCGCCGCGGCACGAGTTCGTCGCCACCGGATCCGCCGAGCCGTTCACGAGGCTCGCTCAGCGGTTCATGGGTTTCGCTCCGGGTGTGCTGGCTCCCACCAGCGCCTGA
- a CDS encoding rhomboid family intramembrane serine protease, whose protein sequence is MSPQPAPASEPGTDPAKRVLPPNPRAAAIATLAFTALLYLVELVDVVLPADLDQSGGIVAREVSDLDGVIWAPLLHAGWEHLFSNTVPVLVFAFLAMSAGIGRWVLVTAIIWVLSGVGVWLIAPSGMVTVGASGVAFGWLAFLLVRGIFNRAVGQILVAVVLLGIWSGMLWGLLPGDPNVSWQGHLFGALSGVFAAWVTARMDRSPAGKATGPGSLAG, encoded by the coding sequence TTGTCTCCCCAGCCGGCCCCGGCGAGCGAGCCCGGTACGGATCCGGCCAAACGCGTCCTGCCGCCGAACCCGAGGGCCGCCGCGATCGCCACGCTGGCCTTCACCGCGCTGCTCTACCTGGTCGAGCTGGTCGACGTCGTGCTGCCCGCCGACCTGGACCAGAGCGGCGGCATCGTCGCCCGCGAAGTCTCCGATCTCGACGGCGTGATCTGGGCGCCGTTGCTGCACGCGGGCTGGGAGCATCTGTTCTCCAACACCGTCCCGGTGCTGGTGTTCGCCTTCCTCGCGATGTCCGCGGGCATCGGCCGATGGGTGCTGGTCACCGCGATCATCTGGGTGCTCTCCGGCGTCGGCGTCTGGCTGATCGCCCCGAGTGGCATGGTCACCGTGGGCGCCTCGGGCGTCGCGTTCGGCTGGCTCGCGTTCCTGCTGGTCCGGGGCATCTTCAATCGTGCTGTCGGGCAGATCCTGGTGGCCGTGGTGCTGCTGGGCATCTGGAGCGGAATGCTCTGGGGCCTGCTGCCGGGTGATCCGAACGTCTCCTGGCAGGGCCACCTGTTCGGCGCGCTGTCCGGGGTCTTCGCGGCCTGGGTGACGGCGCGGATGGACAGGTCCCCAGCCGGGAAAGCGACCGGTCCCGGTAGCCTCGCCGGGTGA
- a CDS encoding arylamine N-acetyltransferase — MGTSSSEHVDVPAYLARLGLEREPPGLGALFRLHTAHVERVPYEDFEVQLGRVTSLDPAVSFSRIAAGRGGYCYHLNGAFSALLRALGYQVTRHPSGAQLAGDRAGIHLNHLALTVTGLPETPEVGWLVDVGLGDGLHEPIPLREGEYKQGPLVFRMRASGVTPGGWRFDHDPQGSFVGMDFAPEAAVLADFAEKHVELSTSADSGFVRTLVLQRRDAEGVDALRALTLSGLPGGKTVLDSPAEWWTAIEDVFGVPRAGFTGEEQDRLWRQAVDQHQRHTAGGSEASPSA, encoded by the coding sequence ATGGGGACTTCTTCTTCCGAGCACGTCGACGTGCCCGCCTACCTCGCGCGACTCGGCCTCGAGCGGGAGCCGCCGGGTCTCGGCGCGCTCTTCCGGCTCCACACGGCACATGTGGAGCGGGTGCCGTACGAGGATTTCGAAGTCCAGCTGGGCCGGGTGACCTCGCTGGATCCCGCGGTGTCGTTCAGCCGGATCGCCGCCGGTCGCGGCGGCTACTGCTATCACCTCAACGGCGCGTTCTCGGCGCTGCTGCGGGCGCTCGGTTACCAGGTCACCCGGCATCCGAGCGGGGCACAGCTCGCGGGTGATCGCGCCGGGATCCATCTCAACCACCTGGCGCTCACGGTGACCGGCCTGCCGGAGACCCCCGAGGTAGGCTGGCTGGTCGACGTGGGGCTCGGGGACGGCCTCCACGAGCCGATCCCGTTGCGTGAAGGCGAGTACAAGCAGGGGCCGCTGGTGTTCCGCATGCGGGCGTCGGGCGTCACGCCCGGCGGCTGGCGGTTCGACCACGATCCGCAGGGCAGTTTCGTCGGGATGGATTTCGCGCCGGAGGCGGCCGTGCTGGCGGACTTCGCCGAAAAGCACGTCGAGCTGTCCACGTCCGCGGATTCCGGCTTCGTCCGCACGCTGGTGCTGCAGCGACGCGACGCCGAGGGCGTGGATGCGCTGCGCGCGCTGACCTTGAGCGGTCTGCCGGGCGGCAAGACGGTGCTGGACTCACCGGCCGAGTGGTGGACGGCGATCGAGGACGTCTTCGGCGTGCCCCGAGCCGGTTTCACCGGTGAAGAACAGGACAGGCTGTGGCGGCAGGCGGTCGACCAGCACCAGCGTCACACCGCGGGAGGGAGTGAGGCCTCGCCCAGCGCGTGA
- a CDS encoding aspartate/glutamate racemase family protein → MKVIGLLGGMSWKSSAEYYRLVNERVRELRGGYHSARAVLYSVDFAEIEAMQAEGRWDDAGRELNKAARGLEAAGADFVVLCTNTMHKVADRLTDGLGIPLLHLADTTAAAIKARDITRVGLLGTGFTMTQPFYRERLAAHGLDVLVPDEKDRETVHRVIYDELVHGVVTGGSRERYREVIARLVEAGAEGVLYGCTEIELLVGPGDSPVPTFPTTRLHAEAAVDHALGEASLPPAV, encoded by the coding sequence ATGAAGGTCATCGGGTTGCTGGGCGGGATGAGCTGGAAATCGTCGGCCGAGTACTACCGGCTGGTCAACGAGCGCGTCCGCGAGCTGCGCGGTGGCTACCACTCCGCGCGCGCCGTGCTGTACTCCGTGGACTTCGCCGAAATAGAAGCGATGCAGGCCGAAGGCCGCTGGGACGACGCCGGACGGGAGCTGAACAAGGCCGCACGCGGCCTCGAAGCCGCCGGAGCCGACTTCGTCGTTCTCTGCACCAACACGATGCACAAGGTCGCCGACCGGCTCACCGACGGCCTGGGCATCCCGCTCCTGCACCTCGCGGACACCACGGCCGCCGCGATCAAGGCCCGCGACATCACCAGGGTCGGGCTGCTGGGCACCGGTTTCACCATGACCCAGCCGTTCTACCGCGAACGTCTCGCCGCGCACGGCCTCGACGTGCTCGTCCCGGACGAGAAGGACCGCGAGACGGTGCACCGGGTCATCTACGACGAACTCGTCCACGGCGTCGTCACCGGCGGCTCCCGCGAGCGGTACCGCGAGGTCATCGCGAGACTCGTCGAGGCGGGCGCGGAAGGCGTCCTCTACGGCTGCACCGAGATCGAACTGCTCGTCGGCCCCGGAGACAGCCCGGTGCCCACCTTCCCCACCACGAGGCTGCACGCCGAGGCGGCCGTGGATCACGCGCTGGGCGAGGCCTCACTCCCTCCCGCGGTGTGA
- a CDS encoding cysteine synthase: protein MARFESLLDALGGTPLVGLPRLSPTHDVRLWAKLEDRNPTGSIKDRPALAMIEAAEREGILRRGSTILEPTSGNTGISLAMAAKLKGYGLVCVMPENTSTERKQLLQAYGARIVFSPAAGGSNEAVRRAKELAEANPEWVMLYQYGNPANADAHYRGTGPELLKDLPTLTHFVGGLGTTGTLVGVGRYLHEAKPDVQIIAAEPRYGELVYGLRNLDEGFVPELYDASVLNGRFSVGAYDALRRTRELLEHEGIFAGISTGAVLHAALAVAEKAAASGKPADVAFVVADAGWKYLSTGAYSGSLDEAAERLDGQLWA, encoded by the coding sequence ATGGCTCGCTTCGAGTCGCTGCTCGACGCGCTCGGCGGCACCCCGTTGGTCGGTCTTCCCCGGCTTTCGCCCACTCACGACGTGCGGTTGTGGGCGAAGCTGGAGGACCGCAACCCGACCGGTTCGATCAAGGATCGCCCCGCACTGGCGATGATCGAGGCCGCCGAGCGTGAAGGCATCCTCCGGCGCGGCTCCACGATCCTGGAGCCGACCTCCGGCAACACCGGGATCTCCCTCGCCATGGCCGCGAAGCTCAAGGGCTACGGCCTGGTGTGCGTGATGCCGGAGAACACCTCCACCGAACGCAAGCAGCTGCTGCAGGCATACGGCGCGCGGATCGTGTTCTCCCCGGCCGCCGGCGGGTCCAACGAGGCCGTGCGCCGCGCGAAGGAACTGGCGGAGGCCAACCCGGAATGGGTCATGCTCTACCAGTACGGCAACCCGGCCAACGCCGACGCGCACTACCGCGGCACCGGGCCCGAACTGCTCAAGGACCTGCCGACGCTGACGCATTTCGTCGGCGGCCTCGGCACCACCGGCACCCTGGTCGGCGTCGGGCGCTACCTCCACGAGGCGAAGCCGGACGTGCAGATCATCGCGGCCGAACCGCGCTACGGCGAGCTGGTGTACGGCCTGCGGAACCTCGACGAGGGCTTCGTGCCCGAGCTCTACGACGCGAGCGTGCTCAACGGCCGGTTCTCCGTCGGCGCGTACGACGCGCTTCGCCGGACGCGCGAGTTGCTGGAGCACGAAGGCATCTTCGCGGGGATCTCGACCGGCGCCGTGCTGCACGCGGCGCTGGCCGTGGCGGAGAAGGCCGCCGCTTCGGGGAAGCCCGCCGACGTGGCCTTCGTGGTCGCGGACGCGGGGTGGAAGTACCTCTCGACGGGCGCGTACTCCGGCTCGCTCGACGAAGCGGCCGAAAGGCTCGACGGGCAGCTCTGGGCCTGA
- a CDS encoding MoaD/ThiS family protein: MAVTVSIPTILRTHTGGEKSVEATGKTVLEVIDDIESRHGGLKARLVKEEKLHRFVNVYVNDEDVRFSGGLEAEVKDGDTLTILPAVAGG; encoded by the coding sequence ATGGCCGTGACCGTGTCCATCCCGACCATCCTGCGTACGCACACCGGCGGCGAGAAGTCCGTCGAGGCGACCGGCAAGACCGTGCTCGAGGTGATCGACGACATCGAGTCCCGCCACGGCGGCCTCAAGGCCCGCCTGGTCAAGGAAGAGAAGCTGCACCGCTTCGTCAACGTCTACGTCAACGACGAGGACGTCCGCTTCTCCGGCGGCCTCGAAGCCGAGGTCAAGGACGGCGACACCCTGACCATCCTGCCCGCCGTGGCCGGTGGCTGA
- a CDS encoding M67 family metallopeptidase — translation MLRIRRELVDEIVAHARRDHPDEACGVIAGPEGSDRPERYIPMLNAARSPTFYEFDSGDLLKLYREMDANDEVPVVIYHSHTATDAYPSRTDVSYASEPDAHYVLVSTKDPDTHQFRSYRIVDGEITEEPVEIIG, via the coding sequence GTGCTCCGGATCCGCCGTGAACTCGTCGACGAGATCGTCGCCCATGCCCGTCGTGACCATCCCGACGAGGCGTGCGGGGTGATCGCCGGTCCCGAGGGATCGGACCGCCCCGAGCGGTACATCCCGATGCTGAACGCGGCGCGCTCGCCCACGTTCTACGAATTCGACTCGGGCGATCTGCTCAAGCTCTACCGCGAGATGGACGCCAACGACGAGGTGCCGGTGGTCATCTACCACTCGCACACCGCGACCGACGCCTATCCGTCCCGCACCGATGTCTCGTACGCCTCGGAACCCGACGCGCACTACGTGCTCGTTTCCACCAAGGACCCCGACACGCATCAGTTCCGGTCGTACCGGATCGTGGACGGGGAGATCACCGAGGAGCCCGTCGAGATCATCGGCTGA
- a CDS encoding P1 family peptidase encodes MITDVPGVLVGQYERVGDGWATGTTVVLVPGGAVGAVDQRGGAPGTRETTLLEPENLVQHVNAICLSGGSAYGLAAADGVMRWLAERNLGIPVGTEPHEVVPIVPAAVLFDLPRGDWGNRPDASFGYAACEAAVAGPVGLGTIGAGAGAKAGSLKGGIGTASEKVGEFTVGVVAAVNAAGEAVDLSTGRAFAADHEVDGEFGVHWPDRPGDVEAKASGLNTTIGVVAVDAALSKAEARRLAVAAQDGLARAVRPAHTMFDGDTVFALATGDRELPGGAGPVAATRRAMVLDTLCSAAARVFGRAMVHGVLTATSAGGMRAYRDVWPEAFS; translated from the coding sequence ATGATCACCGACGTTCCGGGGGTACTGGTCGGGCAGTACGAGCGGGTCGGCGACGGCTGGGCGACCGGGACGACGGTCGTCCTCGTCCCCGGTGGCGCCGTCGGAGCCGTCGACCAGCGCGGAGGCGCGCCCGGAACACGCGAGACCACGTTGCTGGAGCCGGAGAACCTGGTCCAGCACGTCAACGCGATCTGCCTGTCCGGCGGGAGCGCGTACGGCCTGGCCGCGGCGGACGGCGTCATGCGCTGGCTCGCCGAGCGGAACCTGGGCATCCCGGTCGGGACCGAGCCGCACGAGGTGGTGCCGATCGTGCCCGCCGCGGTGCTGTTCGACCTGCCGCGCGGCGACTGGGGAAACCGTCCGGACGCCTCTTTCGGCTATGCGGCCTGTGAAGCGGCTGTCGCGGGTCCGGTCGGGCTCGGGACCATCGGTGCGGGCGCCGGGGCGAAGGCCGGCTCGCTCAAGGGCGGGATCGGGACCGCCTCGGAGAAGGTCGGGGAGTTCACCGTCGGTGTCGTCGCCGCGGTGAACGCCGCCGGCGAGGCCGTGGACCTCTCGACCGGCCGCGCGTTCGCGGCGGATCACGAGGTCGACGGCGAGTTCGGCGTCCACTGGCCCGACCGGCCCGGCGATGTCGAAGCGAAGGCTTCGGGGCTGAACACGACCATCGGCGTGGTCGCGGTCGACGCGGCGCTGTCCAAGGCGGAGGCGCGACGGCTCGCGGTGGCCGCGCAAGACGGTCTCGCCAGGGCCGTCCGCCCGGCCCACACGATGTTCGACGGCGACACGGTGTTCGCGTTGGCGACCGGTGACCGGGAGCTGCCCGGTGGCGCGGGGCCCGTCGCGGCGACCCGCCGCGCGATGGTGCTGGACACGCTCTGCTCGGCGGCCGCGCGGGTGTTCGGGCGGGCGATGGTGCACGGCGTGCTCACCGCCACCTCCGCCGGCGGTATGCGCGCGTACCGCGACGTCTGGCCCGAAGCGTTCTCCTGA
- a CDS encoding DUF2017 domain-containing protein: protein MNGWRRKGETIVAGFEQQEAAVLRGLVSQLEDMLTARAEEAPQDELAELTGIRTGPTESPDDPVLSRLLPDFHKLDPDNPTREDLDSAAAMRSIHEPDLLDKKVGVAKIVLDTLPRDGGNVRLTFEQADAWLGALNDVRLALGTALDVTDDMPDELPEDDPRAPHLGVYHWLTWVQETLIQSLTS from the coding sequence ATGAACGGATGGCGCCGCAAGGGCGAGACCATCGTCGCGGGCTTCGAGCAGCAGGAGGCCGCCGTGCTGCGGGGCCTGGTCAGCCAGCTGGAGGACATGCTCACCGCGCGCGCCGAGGAGGCGCCGCAGGACGAGCTGGCCGAGCTGACCGGCATCCGGACGGGGCCGACCGAATCGCCGGACGATCCGGTGCTTTCGCGATTGCTGCCGGACTTCCACAAGCTGGACCCGGACAACCCGACCCGCGAGGACCTCGACTCGGCCGCCGCGATGCGGTCGATCCACGAGCCCGATCTGCTGGACAAGAAGGTCGGTGTCGCCAAGATCGTGCTGGACACCCTGCCGCGTGACGGCGGGAACGTACGGCTGACCTTCGAGCAGGCCGACGCCTGGCTGGGCGCGCTCAACGACGTCCGGCTGGCGCTGGGCACCGCGCTCGACGTCACCGACGACATGCCCGACGAGCTGCCGGAGGACGATCCGCGCGCGCCGCATCTCGGCGTCTACCACTGGCTGACCTGGGTGCAGGAGACCCTCATCCAGTCGCTGACGTCATGA
- the clpS gene encoding ATP-dependent Clp protease adapter ClpS: MSTPVASEQTQVDPQGVELVSEDKPWRTVVWNDPVNLMSYVTYVFQKLFGYSRDHATKLMLDVHQKGKAIVSSGSKEKVETDVAKLHAAGLWATMEQPS; encoded by the coding sequence ATGTCCACGCCTGTCGCATCCGAGCAGACGCAGGTCGATCCACAGGGAGTAGAGCTCGTCTCCGAGGACAAACCCTGGCGGACGGTCGTCTGGAACGATCCGGTGAACCTCATGTCGTACGTGACGTACGTGTTCCAGAAGCTGTTCGGTTACAGCCGGGACCACGCGACGAAGCTGATGCTCGACGTGCACCAGAAGGGCAAGGCGATCGTGTCCTCCGGTTCCAAGGAGAAGGTGGAGACCGACGTCGCGAAACTCCACGCCGCCGGTCTCTGGGCGACGATGGAGCAGCCTTCATGA
- a CDS encoding nicotinate phosphoribosyltransferase translates to MGFPEAATGASTALLTDHYELTMLASALSDGTADRPCVFEVFARRLPDGRRYGVVAGTGRVLDSIADFRFTDAELSQLEATAVVDDATLSWLADYSFSGDIAGYPEGELYFPGSPILTVTGSFGEAVVLETLILSILNHDSAIASAAARMSGAAHGRPIIEMGGRRTHEYAAVAAARAAYLAGFATTSNLEAGRRYGIPTRGTVAHAFMLLHDSEEAAFRAQVDKMGADTTLLVDTYDITKGIETAVRVAGTELGAIRIDSGDVGPLARRAREQLDALGAKDTRIVVSGDLDEHAIAALRAEPVDAYGVGTSVVTGSGAPTAGMVYKLVEVDGRPVAKRSAHKESRGGRKSVLRRHRETGTAVEEVIWTAGSPVPERGPNDHELQIPLVRDGRTVDDLPTLDDARQRLRRALVSLPWEGLKLSHGEPAIPTVFV, encoded by the coding sequence ATGGGTTTCCCCGAGGCGGCCACTGGCGCCAGCACCGCGCTGCTCACCGACCACTACGAGCTGACCATGCTGGCCAGCGCCCTGTCCGACGGGACTGCGGACCGGCCGTGTGTCTTCGAGGTCTTCGCACGTCGGCTGCCCGACGGCCGCCGCTACGGCGTCGTCGCGGGCACCGGGCGGGTCCTCGACTCGATCGCGGACTTCCGGTTCACCGATGCCGAGCTGAGCCAGCTGGAGGCGACGGCGGTCGTCGACGACGCCACCCTTTCGTGGCTCGCGGACTACTCCTTTTCGGGGGACATCGCCGGTTACCCCGAGGGCGAGCTCTACTTCCCCGGCTCCCCGATCCTGACCGTCACCGGCTCCTTCGGCGAGGCCGTCGTGCTGGAGACGCTGATCCTCTCGATCCTCAACCACGACAGCGCGATCGCGTCCGCGGCGGCCCGGATGTCGGGCGCCGCGCACGGCAGGCCGATCATCGAAATGGGCGGGCGCCGCACGCACGAGTACGCCGCCGTCGCCGCCGCACGGGCCGCGTACCTCGCCGGGTTCGCCACGACCTCCAACCTCGAAGCGGGCCGCCGGTACGGCATCCCGACCCGGGGCACCGTCGCGCACGCGTTCATGTTGCTGCACGACAGCGAAGAGGCGGCGTTCCGCGCACAGGTGGACAAGATGGGCGCCGACACCACCCTCCTGGTGGACACCTACGACATCACCAAGGGCATCGAAACGGCCGTCCGGGTGGCCGGGACCGAACTGGGCGCGATCCGCATCGATTCCGGCGACGTCGGCCCGCTGGCCCGCCGGGCCCGCGAGCAGCTGGACGCGCTCGGTGCCAAGGACACCCGCATCGTGGTGTCCGGCGACCTCGACGAACACGCCATCGCGGCGCTCCGCGCGGAACCCGTCGACGCGTACGGCGTCGGGACCTCGGTCGTCACCGGCTCCGGCGCGCCGACCGCCGGGATGGTCTACAAGCTCGTGGAGGTCGACGGCAGGCCGGTCGCCAAGCGCAGCGCGCACAAGGAGTCCCGCGGTGGCCGGAAATCCGTGCTGCGGCGGCACCGCGAGACCGGTACCGCCGTCGAAGAGGTGATCTGGACGGCGGGCTCGCCGGTTCCGGAACGGGGACCGAACGACCACGAATTGCAGATTCCGCTGGTCCGGGACGGCCGGACGGTGGATGATCTGCCCACGCTGGACGACGCGCGCCAGCGGCTTCGGCGGGCATTGGTGAGCCTTCCGTGGGAAGGCCTCAAGCTCTCGCACGGGGAGCCCGCCATTCCGACCGTATTCGTCTGA
- a CDS encoding nicotinamidase, whose product MGTALIVVDVQNDFCEGGSLGLPGGAAAAEAISKQAAEGGYTHVVATRDYHIDPGDHFSETPDFKDSWPRHCVAGTSGASFHPALDVVPISEVFSKGEYTAAYSGFEGNARDGKTLDAWLKEHDVTEVDVVGIATDFCVRATALDAVKAGFKVRVLLDLTVGGSQPTVDATLEDFDEAGVTYTGKASVPAA is encoded by the coding sequence ATGGGGACCGCCTTGATCGTGGTCGATGTGCAGAACGACTTCTGCGAAGGCGGGTCGCTCGGCCTGCCGGGTGGCGCCGCCGCCGCCGAAGCGATCTCCAAGCAAGCCGCGGAAGGTGGCTACACGCACGTCGTCGCCACCCGCGATTACCACATCGATCCGGGTGACCACTTCAGCGAGACGCCGGACTTCAAGGACAGCTGGCCGCGTCACTGCGTCGCCGGCACCTCCGGCGCGTCGTTCCACCCCGCGCTCGACGTGGTCCCGATCAGCGAGGTCTTCTCCAAGGGTGAGTACACCGCCGCGTACTCCGGCTTCGAGGGAAACGCGCGCGACGGCAAGACGCTCGACGCGTGGCTGAAGGAGCACGACGTCACCGAGGTCGACGTCGTCGGCATCGCGACCGACTTCTGTGTCCGCGCGACGGCGCTCGACGCGGTGAAGGCGGGCTTCAAGGTGCGGGTGCTGCTGGACCTCACGGTCGGTGGCTCGCAGCCGACCGTCGACGCCACGCTCGAGGACTTCGACGAGGCGGGCGTGACCTACACCGGGAAGGCGTCGGTTCCGGCCGCATGA